In a genomic window of Erigeron canadensis isolate Cc75 chromosome 5, C_canadensis_v1, whole genome shotgun sequence:
- the LOC122601832 gene encoding pentatricopeptide repeat-containing protein At1g62910-like, producing MAVILCRFDHHLIKGFKAAGSSLLAPWSNVQHLGHKSLHSRSSCLDCGDTVEYVIPGLKDMKVDDVLNKFNGLTQTRPLPCVCKFNQLLDDVFHMEHYPHSVQLFKQMCAIGVPVDECTAKFAIQSYSGMNEIRQGFAVLGYCFKLGIEPDISSYNTLLNWFVTNHRTHDAETLFKKLFRINNDQFDLYTYNAMIKGLCKIGNHFTAIGLLRLMRNGESPKLKPSYDEIRTVLTVADTYDTIIDGLCQDVTMIDDAFKLFKELGSWSRVTTINSLIYALCMSGRWGDVSRMLRKVRDARMYPTAETFDILDDASQKQGKQCTFDALIIMRNCGFDIDTDLLTRSVKGAYFKRNKLLAGNSKYGMVDEAMNMYSVKVETTNCDFFINNTARSQRYADFTARVILQSKSPPFDKQQPAAELFYLSKRKSLDHCRHRNYEVVDFLTLHPHADVHGMIIDFASSIGKFDVSRLLFQDLLFERGLPPPTVKTYGVMIRGFCRRGLLKDAKRLFDEMEKRGCEPDILIFNDLIQGYLENKPLHDVISFLEELHGRGYSVSETISNPNIMKLIDQLRYGAANIPDNLLI from the exons ATGGCAGTGATTCTCTGTAGGTTTGATCATCATTTAATCAAAGGATTCAAAGCAGCAGGTAGTAGTCTTTTAGCACCTTGGTCTAATGTCCAGCACTTAGGTCATAAATCGCTCCACTCACGCAGTAGTTGTTTAGATTGCGGTGATACGGTAGAGTATGTCATTCCAGGTTTAAAGGATATGAAAGTGGATGACGTCTTGAACAAGTTTAATGGATTGACACAAACCCGACCTTTGCCCTGTGTTTGTAAGTTTAATCAACTGTTGGATGACGTCTTCCACATGGAACACTATCCTCATTCAGTCcaactttttaaacaaatgtgtGCCATTGGTGTTCCTGTTGACGAGTGCACTGCTAAATTTGCCATCCAGTCTTATTCTGGCATGAATGAAATCCGACAAGGTTTTGCCGTCTTGGGTTATTGTTTCAAGCTTGGTATTGAACCCGATATTTCTAGTTATAATACACTCTTAAACTGGTTCGTCACGAACCACAGGACACATGATGCAGAGACGTTATTCAAAAAGTTGTTCCGCATCAATAACGACCAATTTGATCTTTACACATACAACGCTATGATTAAAGGTCTTTGCAAAATCGGGAATCACTTTACAGCTATTGGTTTGCTTAGGCTTATGCGTAATGGGGAATCACCTAAATTGAAGCCTAGTTATGATGAGATTCGTACAGTTCTCACTGTTGCTGACACATATGACACAATCATTGATGGTTTATGCCAAGATGTAACAATGATAGATGATGCTTTCAAGCTCTTTAAAGAATTGGGCTCTTGGTCACGTGTCACCACCATCAACTCTTTGATTTATGCTCTTTGTATGTCAGGTCGTTGGGGTGACGTCTCTAGGATGCTAAGAAAAGTTAGGGATGCACGTATGTATCCGACTGCAGAAACCTTTGACATATTAGATGATGCAAGTCAAAAACAAGGTAAGCAGTGTACATTTGATGCATTAATCATCATGAGAAACTGCGGGTTTGACATCGATACTGACTTATTAACGAG GTCGGTGAAGGGGGCTTACTTTAAAAGAAACAAGTTACTGGCAGGGAATAGCAAGTACGGAATGGTAGATGAGGCTATGAATATGTACTCAGTAAAAGTTGAAACTACCAACTGCGACTTCTTCATCAACAATACTGCCCGATCCCAAAGGTATGCAGATTTTACGGCTAGGGTCATTTTACAGTCTAAATCCCCCCCTTTTGACAAGCAGCAGCCAGCAGCAGAACTGTTTTATCTATCCAAACGCAAGTCGTTAGACCATTGTCGACATAGAAACTATGAAGTGGTGGACTTTCTTACTTTGCACCCACATGCTGATGTGCACGGTATGATCATTGATTTTGCAAGCAGCATCGGCAAGTTTGATGTTTCCAGACTTCTTTTCCAGGATCTGTTGTTTGAAAGAGGATTGCCACCGCCTACCGTCAAGACATATGGAGTGATGATTCGTGGTTTTTGTAGGCGGGGTCTTCTCAAAGATGCAAAAcggttgtttgatgaaatggaaAAGAGAGGCTGCGAGCCGGATATTCTGATTTTCAACGATCTTATCCAAGGATATCTGGAGAACAAACCCTTACATGATGTGATTTCATTTCTAGAGGAATTGCACGGAAGAGGTTACAGTGTCAGCGAGACAATCAGTAACCCAAATATAATGAAGTTGATTGATCAATTAAGATACGGGGCAGCAAATATTCCAGATAACCTTCTCAT ATGA
- the LOC122602036 gene encoding pentatricopeptide repeat-containing protein At4g04790, mitochondrial-like → MSSSMALFSSTPATKSILVSELAIKGHMSDALVIYDEMGKIWSRKLFYFLFSTYDLLKQRVQKATRDFHINSIFVGAFVEITNTEPAGIQFGIDLFRAIKEDLRIRPPRGCPDFLLASSVAAKEGAGLVWKEYELAGLPYNQLTYLSMHQALLASGQHEQAELLLENMPRSFLDEFMEPLIMANNSTFGCVET, encoded by the exons ATGTCGTCTTCAATGGCTTTATTTTCATCAACCCCAGCAACTAAAAGCATTCTTGTATCCGAACTTGCAATAAAAGGGCATATGTCTGATGCCCTTGTTATTTATGATGAGATGGGGAAAATTTGGAGCCGCAAGCTGTTTTACTTCTTATT CTCGACATATGATTTGTTGAAGCAACGGGTGCAGAAGGCCACTCGTGACTTCCACATTAACAGCATTTTTGTCGGG GCGTTTGTTGAAATCACGAACACGGAGCCAGCTGGCATTCAGTTCGGCATCGATCTCTTTCGAGCAATTAAGGAAGATTTGCGTATTAGACCCCCACGAGGGTGTCCTGATTTTTTGCTCGCCTCAAGCGTTGCTGCAAAGGAAGGTGCTGGGCTTGTTTGGAAAGAGTATGAGTTAGCTGGTTTGCCTTACAATCAGCTTACGTATCTTAG CATGCATCAGGCCCTTCTTGCCTCTGGGCAGCATGAACAAGCTGAGTTGCTGCTTGAGAACATGCCCAGGAGTTTTCTTGACGAGTTTATGGAGCCTCTAATTATGGCGAATAACTCAACTTTTGGCTGTGTTGAAACCTA G
- the LOC122599800 gene encoding light-harvesting complex-like protein 3 isotype 2, chloroplastic — protein sequence MSSSMALFSSTPTTNLHSFSSLSKTHFPISPFLSLKPQRQLLFVSVRSTENGSGAAAAIVVEEKKDSEEEGPVGNGAPVAEAVEEVVVKFEDPKWVSGTWDLKQFQKNGATDWDAVIDAEVKRRKWLEDNPESSNNDFPVVFDTSIIPWWAWMKRFHLPEAELLNGRAAMVGFFMAYFVDSLTGVGLVDQMGNFFCKTLLFVAVAGVLLIRKNEDLDTLKKLIDETTFYDKQWQATWQDEKKE from the exons ATGTCGTCTTCAATGGCTTTATTTTCATCAACCCCAACAACAAATCTTCATTCTTTttcatctttatcaaaaacCCACTTCCCAATTAGCCCATTTTTGTCTCTAAAGCCACAAAGGCAGCTGCTTTTTGTGTCTGTTAGAAGTACTGAAAATGGGTCTGGAGCTGCAGCTGCCATTGTTGTTGAGGAAAAGAAAGATTCTGAAGAAGAGGGTCCGGTTGGAAATGGAGCTCCGGTTGCTGAAGCGGTTGAGGAAGTGGTTGTGAAATTTGAAGATCCGAAATGGGTTTCGGGTACTTGGGATTTGAAACAATTTCAGAAGAATGGAGCTACTGATTGGGATGCTGTTATTGATGCTG AGGTTAAAAGAAGGAAATGGCTTGAAGATAATCCAGAATCATCAAACAATGACTTCCCTGTAGTTTTCGACACCTCCATTATTCCCTGGTGGGCATGGATGAAGCGGTTCCATCTTCCTGAAGCTGAACTACTCAATG GCCGAGCTGCAATGGTTGGGTTCTTCATGGCTTACTTTGTGGATAGTTTAACCGGGGTTGGTCTAGTTGACCAAATGGGAAATTTCTTCTGCAAAACATTATTATTTGTAGCAGTAGCTGGTGTTCTTCTGATCCGAAAGAATGAGGATCTTGATACCTTAaagaaactgattgatgaaaCAACTTTTTACGACAAGCAATGGCAAGCAACTTGGCAAGACGAGAAGAAAGAATAG